From the Lolium rigidum isolate FL_2022 chromosome 2, APGP_CSIRO_Lrig_0.1, whole genome shotgun sequence genome, one window contains:
- the LOC124690922 gene encoding putative RING-H2 finger protein ATL12, which translates to MAKLILLLLLLVAFLAMAATKAEAQPASSGGPEPTGVGIKVSFRPSVAIVVGIFTMIFSLTFLLLMYAKFCHNSSSPPLLPTTNSPSRMATGTTAVDAEANSGVGKAVIESLPFFRFAALRGARQGLECAVCLARFDDADLLRLLPRCRHAFHLDCVDRWLATSASCPLCRTRVHADDADLGLKYAAASARFVFGAAADDHPSADTAPVVMSGTSGRDLMAGIFVERVPSSRFGVGGENSNDLDRHRHRIVMSDLVFKSRWSDLNSADLLALDTEMLRSFSSGHLDVGEDIVFVGHHEEEHATTSLEDSSGPVEKKRLLEKADQQASSSASIRGGGSSGARSMSEIVRLPRVARPMARTEEERRWAPIARRTARWFAMREGDTVDGHVRASSYPSLRA; encoded by the coding sequence ATGGCGAAGCtcatcctgctgctgctgctgctggtggcgtTCTTGGCGATGGCCGCAACGAAAGCAGAGGCGCAACCGGCGTCGTCAGGCGGTCCGGAGCCGACGGGGGTGGGCATCAAGGTGTCTTTCCGTCCCAGCGTGGCCATAGTGGTGGGCATCTTCACCATGATCTTCTCCCtcaccttcctcctcctcatgtACGCCAAGTTCTGCCACAACTCCTCCTCGCCGCCCTTGCTGCCCACCACCAACAGCCCCAGCCGCATGGCCACCGGCACCACCGCGGTCGACGCCGAAGCGAACAGTGGTGTGGGCAAGGCGGTGATCGAGTCGCTGCCCTTCTTCCGGTTCGCAGCGCTGCGTGGCGCACGGCAGGGGCTGGAGTGCGCGGTGTGCCTGGCCCGGTTCGACGACGCCGACCTGCTCCGGCTCCTCccgcgctgccgccacgccttccACCTCGACTGCGTCGACCGCTGGCTCGCCACCAGCGCCAGCTGCCCGCTCTGCCGCACCCGCGTCCATGCCGACGACGCCGACCTCGGCCTCAAGTACGCTGCCGCCAGCGCGCGTTTCGTCTTCGGCGCCGCAGCGGACGACCACCCTTCCGCGGACACTGCCCCGGTGGTAATGTCAGGGACGTCAGGTCGTGACCTCATGGCGGGCATATTCGTGGAGCGCGTCCCGTCGTCTCGCTTTGGCGTAGGCGGCGAGAATAGCAATGATCTGGACAGGCACCGGCACCGCATCGTGATGTCGGACCTGGTCTTCAAGAGCCGGTGGAGCGACCTCAACTCCGCCGACCTCCTCGCGCTCGACACCGAGATGCTGCGCTCCTTCTCCAGCGGCCACTTGGACGTCGGCGAAGACATTGTTTTtgtcggacatcacgaggaggagcACGCTACTACCAGTCTAGAAGACAGCAGCGGACCGGTGGAGAAGAAGCGGCTGCTTGAGAAAGCAGACCAGCAGGCTTCGTCGTCGGCATCGATAAGAGGTGGTGGGTCGTCCGGGGCACGGTCCATGTCGGAGATCGTGAGGCTGCCGAGGGTGGCGAGGCCGATGGCCAGGACAGAGGAGGAGAGACGGTGGGCGCCCATCGCTCGCCGGACGGCGCGGTGGTTCGCCATGAGGGAGGGGGACACCGTTGACGGACACGTCCGAGCCTCATCCTACCCCTCCTTGCGTGCATAG